From a region of the Cucumis sativus cultivar 9930 chromosome 6, Cucumber_9930_V3, whole genome shotgun sequence genome:
- the LOC101207178 gene encoding uncharacterized protein LOC101207178 isoform X8: MRYLRKLTFFYNGLIGTDCKMGTQGQTGLVAQKKMHPPQSGRFEDREDLIKYVRDFGADQGYVVTIKKSRKDRRVILGCDRGGVYRNRRKIAESPRKRKASSRLINCPFEAIGKKEDDAWMLTIKNGSHNHEPLKDRSEHPYSRRFTEDEVKQIKLMTEAGIKPRQVLKALKQHNPDLQSTPRHLYNLKAKIRQGNLSDKNFKSWRPNISVPTNSSHTVAGDSIKQNHQLKVPNLIGGEFLDSHNCQVVDVINPATQEVVSHVPLTTYEEFKAAVNAAKQAFPSWRNTPIYTRQCVMFKFQELILRDMDKLVMNIVAEQGKTLKDAQDDIICGLEVVKHACRLATMQMGEFIPSASDGIDSYCIREPIGVCAGICSLNHPATVSLWMFPIAVTCGNTFVLKPCETHPGASMLLASLAMESGLPDGVLNIVHGSHDIISYICDDEDIKAVSFSSSSSVGKHIYARAAATAKKVQSHFGGKSHAIIMPDANMEATLSALVDAGLGTVGRTCMAIDIIVSVGSSTLWEEKLVECAKALKVNVGTDPNADLGPVTTKEVSGYENGNFIGPTILSGVTTDMACYKADNLEEAITIVNRNKNRNGASIFTTSGIYARKFQSEVEVGTVGINVAVTVPLPSSFNDKVGLEFYTQLKRVAQQWKNSPSIGVSMAVPSPSERHLRSRAAPSMLVSTSEKDSPGMKHRSLPPLPSTSDRDSPSVPVLLPNPRITPTGLTNERSTSSPPTPDRNLHGLSLISTLSSEGDVSNQDLSPAMLSQRDRDLPGQAMSMATSRSSDRLYIPQKSHWNETPRADSIPSSSERIHASFSQTSSIKGQACRTTHPALVLATERGLYVPTSHDAICLINHGNDSTSPSRRMNTMCQSSERVYMLATSHLNDSMGQTLERTDTSLFPSSERHYAPPSSDGNDHISLASHTDVTLQSTSDRMFLSSLSERDDNMASTASQQGESLTSTSERMYRPPLVHRNAGMAPKSEWLCIPTPAGTQRMYTQDPMVSADEFQCQGASLTLPASQRM, translated from the exons ATGCGTTATTTAAGGAAGTTGACGTTCTTCTATAATG GTTTAATTGGTACTGACTGTAAGATGGGAACTCAAGGTCAAACAGGATTAGTAGCACAAAAGAAGATGCACCCTCCTCAGTCCGGAAGATTTGAAGATCGTGAAGATCTTATTAAATATGTTCGCGATTTTGGTGCTGATCAGGGATATGTCGTAACAATTAAGAAGTCTAGGAAAGATAGAAGAGTCATCCTTGGTTGTGATAGAGGAGGTGTGTACCGTAACAGGCGTAAGATTGCTGAGAGTCCACGCAAAAGGAAAGCTAGCTCACGCCTGATAAATTGCCCATTTGAAGCAATTGGCAAGAAGGAAGATGATGCCTGGATGCTTACCATTAAAAATGGAAGCCATAACCATGAGCCCTTAAAAGATAGGTCAGAGCATCCTTACAGTCGCCGTTTTACAGAGGATGAAGTAAAGCAAATAAAACTAATGACTGAAGCTGGTATAAAACCACGTCAAGTGCTTAAAGCTCTCAAACAACACAATCCAGATCTGCAGTCAACACCAAGGCATTTGTATAACCTCAAAGCCAAAATTCGCCAAGGAAATCTATCAG ataAGAATTTCAAGTCTTGGAGGCCTAATATTTCCGTTCCTACAAATAGTAGTCATACAGTCGCTGGGGATTCAATCAAGCAAAATCATCAGCTG AAGGTTCCTAATTTAATTGGAGGGGAATTTTTGGATTCGCACAACTGTCAAGTGGTTGATGTTATTAATCCA GCAACACAAGAAGTTGTTTCTCATGTTCCTTTAACAACCTACGAAGAGTTTAAGGCTGCTGTCAATGCAGCCAAACAAGCTTTTCCCTCATGGAGAAACACACCAATTTATACTCGTCAGTGTGTTATGTTCAAGTTCCAGGAGCTCATCCTCAGGGACATG GATAAGCTTGTAATGAATATTGTTGCAGAACAGGGAAAAACATTAAAGGATGCTCAAGATGATATCATCTGTGGTTTAG AGGTGGTTAAACATGCTTGTCGATTGGCCACTATGCAAATGGGGGAGTTCATCCCTAGTGCATCTGATGGAATTGATTCGTACTGCATCCGAGAACCAATAGGTGTGTGTGCTGGGATATGCTCTTTAAACCATCCAGCAACAGTTTCCTTATGG ATGTTCCCAATTGCAGTTACATGTGGCAATACATTTGTTCTTAAACCATGTGAAACGCACCCGG GGGCTTCAATGTTGCTAGCTTCATTAGCGATGGAGTCTGGCTTGCCTGATGGTGTTCTGAATATTGTTCATGGATCCCAT GATATCATCAGCTATATATGTGACGATGAGGACATAAAAGCTGTATCCTTTTCCAGTTCAAGTTCA GTTGGAAAACACATATATGCTAGGGCTGCTGCTACAGCAAAGAAAGTTCAG TCTCATTTTGGAGGCAAGAGTCATGCAATTATTATGCCTGATGCTAACATGGAGGCTACTTTAAGTGCTCTGGTTGATGCTGGATTGGGTACTGTTGGACGGACATGTATGGCTATTGACATCATTGTCTCCGTTGGGAGTTCAACCCTGTG GGAAGAAAAACTTGTGGAATGTGCCAAAGCACTTAAAGTGAATGTGGGAACAGATCCCAATGCTGACCTTGGTCCTGTAACTACAAAAGAG GTCTCAGGatatgaaaatggaaattttaTCGGCCCAACCATTTTATCAGGTGTAACAACTGACATGGCGTGCTACAAG GCTGACAACCTAGAGGAGGCTATAACCATTGTAAACCGAAACAA AAACCGAAATGGAGCTTCCATATTCACAACTTCTGGCATTTATGCGAGGAAGTTTCAGAGTGAAGTGGAAGTGGGAACG GTTGGTATCAATGTTGCTGTTACAGTTCCGTTGCCATCTTCCTTTAATG ATAAGGTAGGGCTGGAGTTTTACACCCAATTGAAGAGAGTGGCTCAACAGTGGAAGAACTCACCAAGTATTGGCGTCTCAATGGCGGTGCCTTCACCATCTGAGAGACATTTGAGATCCCGTGCTGCACCTTCCATGTTGGTTTCAACATCTGAGAAAGATTCACCTGGTATGAAGCACAGGAGTTTACCTCCGTTGCCTTCCACATCTGACAGGGATTCACCCAGCGTCCCTGTACTTCTGCCGAACCCTCGAATAACTCCGACAGGCTTAACTAATGAAAGATCCACTTCCTCTCCGCCGACTCCTGATAGGAATTTGCACGGACTCTCCCTGATTTCTACCTTATCATCGGAGGGGGATGTATCCAACCAAGATTTGTCTCCTGCAATGCTTTCACAGCGTGATAGAGATTTACCTGGTCAAGCTATGTCAATGGCAACATCCAGATCATCTGATAGACTGTACATACCTCAGAAATCTCATTGGAATGAAACCCCGAGGGCTGATTCAATTCCATCCAGTTCCGAGAGGATCCATGCGTCTTTTTCGCAGACAAGCAGCATCAAAGGACAGGCATGTCGAACAACTCATCCTGCTTTGGTTTTAGCCACAGAGAGGGGGTTATATGTGCCAACATCTCATGACGCTATTTGTCTAATTAACCATGGAAATGATAGCACCAGTCCGTCTCGAAGAATGAACACCATGTGTCAATCATCAGAACGAGTATACATGCTAGCAACTTCTCATCTGAACGACAGTATGGGTCAAACATTGGAGAGAACTGATACCTCCTTGTTTCCTTCTTCAGAGAGGCATTATGCGCCTCCCTCTTCTGATGGAAATGACCACATCAGCTTAGCCTCTCATACAGATGTCACTTTGCAATCAACCTCAGATAGAATGTTTCTGTCTAGTTTGTCTGAAAGGGACGATAATATGGCTTCCACTGCTTCCCAACAAGGTGAATCTTTAACATCCACTTCAGAGAGAATGTATAGACCTCCATTGGTTCATAGAAATGCAGGTATGGCACCGAAATCGGAATGGTTATGCATTCCCACGCCTGCTGGAACTCAGAGAATGTACACACAAGATCCAATGGTTTCAGCAGATGAATTTCAATGCCAAGGAGCATCATTGACATTGCCTGCATCGCAAAGAATGTAA
- the LOC101207178 gene encoding uncharacterized protein LOC101207178 isoform X1, which produces MRYLRKLTFFYNGLIGTDCKMGTQGQTGLVAQKKMHPPQSGRFEDREDLIKYVRDFGADQGYVVTIKKSRKDRRVILGCDRGGVYRNRRKIAESPRKRKASSRLINCPFEAIGKKEDDAWMLTIKNGSHNHEPLKDRSEHPYSRRFTEDEVKQIKLMTEAGIKPRQVLKALKQHNPDLQSTPRHLYNLKAKIRQGNLSDKNFKSWRPNISVPTNSSHTVAGDSIKQNHQLKVPNLIGGEFLDSHNCQVVDVINPATQEVVSHVPLTTYEEFKAAVNAAKQAFPSWRNTPIYTRQCVMFKFQELILRDMDKLVMNIVAEQGKTLKDAQDDIICGLEVVKHACRLATMQMGEFIPSASDGIDSYCIREPIGVCAGICSLNHPATVSLWMFPIAVTCGNTFVLKPCETHPGASMLLASLAMESGLPDGVLNIVHGSHDIISYICDDEDIKAVSFSSSSSVGKHIYARAAATAKKVQSHFGGKSHAIIMPDANMEATLSALVDAGLGTVGRTCMAIDIIVSVGSSTLWEEKLVECAKALKVNVGTDPNADLGPVTTKEVKNRFCKLIQSGIEDGARLLLDGRDIVVSGYENGNFIGPTILSGVTTDMACYKEEFFGPVLLFMQADNLEEAITIVNRNKNRNGASIFTTSGIYARKFQSEVEVGTVGINVAVTVPLPSSFNDKVGLEFYTQLKRVAQQWKNSPSIGVSMAVPSPSERHLRSRAAPSMLVSTSEKDSPGMKHRSLPPLPSTSDRDSPSVPVLLPNPRITPTGLTNERSTSSPPTPDRNLHGLSLISTLSSEGDVSNQDLSPAMLSQRDRDLPGQAMSMATSRSSDRLYIPQKSHWNETPRADSIPSSSERIHASFSQTSSIKGQACRTTHPALVLATERGLYVPTSHDAICLINHGNDSTSPSRRMNTMCQSSERVYMLATSHLNDSMGQTLERTDTSLFPSSERHYAPPSSDGNDHISLASHTDVTLQSTSDRMFLSSLSERDDNMASTASQQGESLTSTSERMYRPPLVHRNAGMAPKSEWLCIPTPAGTQRMYTQDPMVSADEFQCQGASLTLPASQRM; this is translated from the exons ATGCGTTATTTAAGGAAGTTGACGTTCTTCTATAATG GTTTAATTGGTACTGACTGTAAGATGGGAACTCAAGGTCAAACAGGATTAGTAGCACAAAAGAAGATGCACCCTCCTCAGTCCGGAAGATTTGAAGATCGTGAAGATCTTATTAAATATGTTCGCGATTTTGGTGCTGATCAGGGATATGTCGTAACAATTAAGAAGTCTAGGAAAGATAGAAGAGTCATCCTTGGTTGTGATAGAGGAGGTGTGTACCGTAACAGGCGTAAGATTGCTGAGAGTCCACGCAAAAGGAAAGCTAGCTCACGCCTGATAAATTGCCCATTTGAAGCAATTGGCAAGAAGGAAGATGATGCCTGGATGCTTACCATTAAAAATGGAAGCCATAACCATGAGCCCTTAAAAGATAGGTCAGAGCATCCTTACAGTCGCCGTTTTACAGAGGATGAAGTAAAGCAAATAAAACTAATGACTGAAGCTGGTATAAAACCACGTCAAGTGCTTAAAGCTCTCAAACAACACAATCCAGATCTGCAGTCAACACCAAGGCATTTGTATAACCTCAAAGCCAAAATTCGCCAAGGAAATCTATCAG ataAGAATTTCAAGTCTTGGAGGCCTAATATTTCCGTTCCTACAAATAGTAGTCATACAGTCGCTGGGGATTCAATCAAGCAAAATCATCAGCTG AAGGTTCCTAATTTAATTGGAGGGGAATTTTTGGATTCGCACAACTGTCAAGTGGTTGATGTTATTAATCCA GCAACACAAGAAGTTGTTTCTCATGTTCCTTTAACAACCTACGAAGAGTTTAAGGCTGCTGTCAATGCAGCCAAACAAGCTTTTCCCTCATGGAGAAACACACCAATTTATACTCGTCAGTGTGTTATGTTCAAGTTCCAGGAGCTCATCCTCAGGGACATG GATAAGCTTGTAATGAATATTGTTGCAGAACAGGGAAAAACATTAAAGGATGCTCAAGATGATATCATCTGTGGTTTAG AGGTGGTTAAACATGCTTGTCGATTGGCCACTATGCAAATGGGGGAGTTCATCCCTAGTGCATCTGATGGAATTGATTCGTACTGCATCCGAGAACCAATAGGTGTGTGTGCTGGGATATGCTCTTTAAACCATCCAGCAACAGTTTCCTTATGG ATGTTCCCAATTGCAGTTACATGTGGCAATACATTTGTTCTTAAACCATGTGAAACGCACCCGG GGGCTTCAATGTTGCTAGCTTCATTAGCGATGGAGTCTGGCTTGCCTGATGGTGTTCTGAATATTGTTCATGGATCCCAT GATATCATCAGCTATATATGTGACGATGAGGACATAAAAGCTGTATCCTTTTCCAGTTCAAGTTCA GTTGGAAAACACATATATGCTAGGGCTGCTGCTACAGCAAAGAAAGTTCAG TCTCATTTTGGAGGCAAGAGTCATGCAATTATTATGCCTGATGCTAACATGGAGGCTACTTTAAGTGCTCTGGTTGATGCTGGATTGGGTACTGTTGGACGGACATGTATGGCTATTGACATCATTGTCTCCGTTGGGAGTTCAACCCTGTG GGAAGAAAAACTTGTGGAATGTGCCAAAGCACTTAAAGTGAATGTGGGAACAGATCCCAATGCTGACCTTGGTCCTGTAACTACAAAAGAG GTGAAAAATcgtttttgtaaattaattcAAAGTGGCATTGAAGATGGTGCTAGACTTTTGCTAGACGGTAGAGATATCGTG GTCTCAGGatatgaaaatggaaattttaTCGGCCCAACCATTTTATCAGGTGTAACAACTGACATGGCGTGCTACAAG GAAGAATTTTTTGGACCAGTTCTCCTTTTTATGCAG GCTGACAACCTAGAGGAGGCTATAACCATTGTAAACCGAAACAA AAACCGAAATGGAGCTTCCATATTCACAACTTCTGGCATTTATGCGAGGAAGTTTCAGAGTGAAGTGGAAGTGGGAACG GTTGGTATCAATGTTGCTGTTACAGTTCCGTTGCCATCTTCCTTTAATG ATAAGGTAGGGCTGGAGTTTTACACCCAATTGAAGAGAGTGGCTCAACAGTGGAAGAACTCACCAAGTATTGGCGTCTCAATGGCGGTGCCTTCACCATCTGAGAGACATTTGAGATCCCGTGCTGCACCTTCCATGTTGGTTTCAACATCTGAGAAAGATTCACCTGGTATGAAGCACAGGAGTTTACCTCCGTTGCCTTCCACATCTGACAGGGATTCACCCAGCGTCCCTGTACTTCTGCCGAACCCTCGAATAACTCCGACAGGCTTAACTAATGAAAGATCCACTTCCTCTCCGCCGACTCCTGATAGGAATTTGCACGGACTCTCCCTGATTTCTACCTTATCATCGGAGGGGGATGTATCCAACCAAGATTTGTCTCCTGCAATGCTTTCACAGCGTGATAGAGATTTACCTGGTCAAGCTATGTCAATGGCAACATCCAGATCATCTGATAGACTGTACATACCTCAGAAATCTCATTGGAATGAAACCCCGAGGGCTGATTCAATTCCATCCAGTTCCGAGAGGATCCATGCGTCTTTTTCGCAGACAAGCAGCATCAAAGGACAGGCATGTCGAACAACTCATCCTGCTTTGGTTTTAGCCACAGAGAGGGGGTTATATGTGCCAACATCTCATGACGCTATTTGTCTAATTAACCATGGAAATGATAGCACCAGTCCGTCTCGAAGAATGAACACCATGTGTCAATCATCAGAACGAGTATACATGCTAGCAACTTCTCATCTGAACGACAGTATGGGTCAAACATTGGAGAGAACTGATACCTCCTTGTTTCCTTCTTCAGAGAGGCATTATGCGCCTCCCTCTTCTGATGGAAATGACCACATCAGCTTAGCCTCTCATACAGATGTCACTTTGCAATCAACCTCAGATAGAATGTTTCTGTCTAGTTTGTCTGAAAGGGACGATAATATGGCTTCCACTGCTTCCCAACAAGGTGAATCTTTAACATCCACTTCAGAGAGAATGTATAGACCTCCATTGGTTCATAGAAATGCAGGTATGGCACCGAAATCGGAATGGTTATGCATTCCCACGCCTGCTGGAACTCAGAGAATGTACACACAAGATCCAATGGTTTCAGCAGATGAATTTCAATGCCAAGGAGCATCATTGACATTGCCTGCATCGCAAAGAATGTAA
- the LOC101207178 gene encoding uncharacterized protein LOC101207178 isoform X4: MRYLRKLTFFYNGLIGTDCKMGTQGQTGLVAQKKMHPPQSGRFEDREDLIKYVRDFGADQGYVVTIKKSRKDRRVILGCDRGGVYRNRRKIAESPRKRKASSRLINCPFEAIGKKEDDAWMLTIKNGSHNHEPLKDRSEHPYSRRFTEDEVKQIKLMTEAGIKPRQVLKALKQHNPDLQSTPRHLYNLKAKIRQGNLSDKNFKSWRPNISVPTNSSHTVAGDSIKQNHQLKVPNLIGGEFLDSHNCQVVDVINPATQEVVSHVPLTTYEEFKAAVNAAKQAFPSWRNTPIYTRQCVMFKFQELILRDMDKLVMNIVAEQGKTLKDAQDDIICGLEVVKHACRLATMQMGEFIPSASDGIDSYCIREPIGVCAGICSLNHPATVSLWMFPIAVTCGNTFVLKPCETHPGASMLLASLAMESGLPDGVLNIVHGSHDIISYICDDEDIKAVSFSSSSSVGKHIYARAAATAKKVQSHFGGKSHAIIMPDANMEATLSALVDAGLGTVGRTCMAIDIIVSVGSSTLWEEKLVECAKALKVNVGTDPNADLGPVTTKEVKNRFCKLIQSGIEDGARLLLDGRDIVVSGYENGNFIGPTILSGVTTDMACYKADNLEEAITIVNRNKNRNGASIFTTSGIYARKFQSEVEVGTVGINVAVTVPLPSSFNDKVGLEFYTQLKRVAQQWKNSPSIGVSMAVPSPSERHLRSRAAPSMLVSTSEKDSPGMKHRSLPPLPSTSDRDSPSVPVLLPNPRITPTGLTNERSTSSPPTPDRNLHGLSLISTLSSEGDVSNQDLSPAMLSQRDRDLPGQAMSMATSRSSDRLYIPQKSHWNETPRADSIPSSSERIHASFSQTSSIKGQACRTTHPALVLATERGLYVPTSHDAICLINHGNDSTSPSRRMNTMCQSSERVYMLATSHLNDSMGQTLERTDTSLFPSSERHYAPPSSDGNDHISLASHTDVTLQSTSDRMFLSSLSERDDNMASTASQQGESLTSTSERMYRPPLVHRNAGMAPKSEWLCIPTPAGTQRMYTQDPMVSADEFQCQGASLTLPASQRM; encoded by the exons ATGCGTTATTTAAGGAAGTTGACGTTCTTCTATAATG GTTTAATTGGTACTGACTGTAAGATGGGAACTCAAGGTCAAACAGGATTAGTAGCACAAAAGAAGATGCACCCTCCTCAGTCCGGAAGATTTGAAGATCGTGAAGATCTTATTAAATATGTTCGCGATTTTGGTGCTGATCAGGGATATGTCGTAACAATTAAGAAGTCTAGGAAAGATAGAAGAGTCATCCTTGGTTGTGATAGAGGAGGTGTGTACCGTAACAGGCGTAAGATTGCTGAGAGTCCACGCAAAAGGAAAGCTAGCTCACGCCTGATAAATTGCCCATTTGAAGCAATTGGCAAGAAGGAAGATGATGCCTGGATGCTTACCATTAAAAATGGAAGCCATAACCATGAGCCCTTAAAAGATAGGTCAGAGCATCCTTACAGTCGCCGTTTTACAGAGGATGAAGTAAAGCAAATAAAACTAATGACTGAAGCTGGTATAAAACCACGTCAAGTGCTTAAAGCTCTCAAACAACACAATCCAGATCTGCAGTCAACACCAAGGCATTTGTATAACCTCAAAGCCAAAATTCGCCAAGGAAATCTATCAG ataAGAATTTCAAGTCTTGGAGGCCTAATATTTCCGTTCCTACAAATAGTAGTCATACAGTCGCTGGGGATTCAATCAAGCAAAATCATCAGCTG AAGGTTCCTAATTTAATTGGAGGGGAATTTTTGGATTCGCACAACTGTCAAGTGGTTGATGTTATTAATCCA GCAACACAAGAAGTTGTTTCTCATGTTCCTTTAACAACCTACGAAGAGTTTAAGGCTGCTGTCAATGCAGCCAAACAAGCTTTTCCCTCATGGAGAAACACACCAATTTATACTCGTCAGTGTGTTATGTTCAAGTTCCAGGAGCTCATCCTCAGGGACATG GATAAGCTTGTAATGAATATTGTTGCAGAACAGGGAAAAACATTAAAGGATGCTCAAGATGATATCATCTGTGGTTTAG AGGTGGTTAAACATGCTTGTCGATTGGCCACTATGCAAATGGGGGAGTTCATCCCTAGTGCATCTGATGGAATTGATTCGTACTGCATCCGAGAACCAATAGGTGTGTGTGCTGGGATATGCTCTTTAAACCATCCAGCAACAGTTTCCTTATGG ATGTTCCCAATTGCAGTTACATGTGGCAATACATTTGTTCTTAAACCATGTGAAACGCACCCGG GGGCTTCAATGTTGCTAGCTTCATTAGCGATGGAGTCTGGCTTGCCTGATGGTGTTCTGAATATTGTTCATGGATCCCAT GATATCATCAGCTATATATGTGACGATGAGGACATAAAAGCTGTATCCTTTTCCAGTTCAAGTTCA GTTGGAAAACACATATATGCTAGGGCTGCTGCTACAGCAAAGAAAGTTCAG TCTCATTTTGGAGGCAAGAGTCATGCAATTATTATGCCTGATGCTAACATGGAGGCTACTTTAAGTGCTCTGGTTGATGCTGGATTGGGTACTGTTGGACGGACATGTATGGCTATTGACATCATTGTCTCCGTTGGGAGTTCAACCCTGTG GGAAGAAAAACTTGTGGAATGTGCCAAAGCACTTAAAGTGAATGTGGGAACAGATCCCAATGCTGACCTTGGTCCTGTAACTACAAAAGAG GTGAAAAATcgtttttgtaaattaattcAAAGTGGCATTGAAGATGGTGCTAGACTTTTGCTAGACGGTAGAGATATCGTG GTCTCAGGatatgaaaatggaaattttaTCGGCCCAACCATTTTATCAGGTGTAACAACTGACATGGCGTGCTACAAG GCTGACAACCTAGAGGAGGCTATAACCATTGTAAACCGAAACAA AAACCGAAATGGAGCTTCCATATTCACAACTTCTGGCATTTATGCGAGGAAGTTTCAGAGTGAAGTGGAAGTGGGAACG GTTGGTATCAATGTTGCTGTTACAGTTCCGTTGCCATCTTCCTTTAATG ATAAGGTAGGGCTGGAGTTTTACACCCAATTGAAGAGAGTGGCTCAACAGTGGAAGAACTCACCAAGTATTGGCGTCTCAATGGCGGTGCCTTCACCATCTGAGAGACATTTGAGATCCCGTGCTGCACCTTCCATGTTGGTTTCAACATCTGAGAAAGATTCACCTGGTATGAAGCACAGGAGTTTACCTCCGTTGCCTTCCACATCTGACAGGGATTCACCCAGCGTCCCTGTACTTCTGCCGAACCCTCGAATAACTCCGACAGGCTTAACTAATGAAAGATCCACTTCCTCTCCGCCGACTCCTGATAGGAATTTGCACGGACTCTCCCTGATTTCTACCTTATCATCGGAGGGGGATGTATCCAACCAAGATTTGTCTCCTGCAATGCTTTCACAGCGTGATAGAGATTTACCTGGTCAAGCTATGTCAATGGCAACATCCAGATCATCTGATAGACTGTACATACCTCAGAAATCTCATTGGAATGAAACCCCGAGGGCTGATTCAATTCCATCCAGTTCCGAGAGGATCCATGCGTCTTTTTCGCAGACAAGCAGCATCAAAGGACAGGCATGTCGAACAACTCATCCTGCTTTGGTTTTAGCCACAGAGAGGGGGTTATATGTGCCAACATCTCATGACGCTATTTGTCTAATTAACCATGGAAATGATAGCACCAGTCCGTCTCGAAGAATGAACACCATGTGTCAATCATCAGAACGAGTATACATGCTAGCAACTTCTCATCTGAACGACAGTATGGGTCAAACATTGGAGAGAACTGATACCTCCTTGTTTCCTTCTTCAGAGAGGCATTATGCGCCTCCCTCTTCTGATGGAAATGACCACATCAGCTTAGCCTCTCATACAGATGTCACTTTGCAATCAACCTCAGATAGAATGTTTCTGTCTAGTTTGTCTGAAAGGGACGATAATATGGCTTCCACTGCTTCCCAACAAGGTGAATCTTTAACATCCACTTCAGAGAGAATGTATAGACCTCCATTGGTTCATAGAAATGCAGGTATGGCACCGAAATCGGAATGGTTATGCATTCCCACGCCTGCTGGAACTCAGAGAATGTACACACAAGATCCAATGGTTTCAGCAGATGAATTTCAATGCCAAGGAGCATCATTGACATTGCCTGCATCGCAAAGAATGTAA